The proteins below are encoded in one region of Periplaneta americana isolate PAMFEO1 chromosome 11, P.americana_PAMFEO1_priV1, whole genome shotgun sequence:
- the LOC138709563 gene encoding uncharacterized protein, which translates to MSTRSRIIPVALLLLIPVLIFWMWLLSKAIRSSWLCPRECWCDPEEDILDCSHASLKELPQIYHSYIYKLYLDHNNLSTLAKKAFVSKSILQIESLHLDHCEISYIDVDAFNGLILLDFLSLDDNLLTGLKVGTFKNLTHLQSLHLAYNRIENLDAGIFEGLTSLEWLDLAHNLLYSLGSDTFIGLTNLKKLLLWHNRLSTLHPDVFMHLTKLNALHLDENEELQIPSNSSFLNIQTVEELDISDCNISSVMPISFENATNLTKLVLSNNNLKTIDYNIFRVMPKLTHLFLYGNPLECDCELLKVWRWCQEHNIEVVGYTEYFVLCESPEQVSGLWWGVLGKAQCKNGSIMYEEDYNPVVPNYVETEDDYYSRLHDYVTYVEPVIYILLLIFGAIGNVVILVVIICNSEMHTIPNVYIMNLAISDLLLLTVNAIFTYIKKVSDSWQVADILCKMFGFLRHSSIGVSAYLICVMSIQRYQVISSPLHNRRQSMTRIMTIATILGIWTICSLFAIPYTLAIHFGNECHVFFSWKYYQKAVVFELLVFCIFPLGITICMYCLAARHLMRSSNIESGEVHNQGNSRRKTARILLSFTLVFVLSLLPYHLLWTSIVRRESDYPIDMLYLYIISKYLLLFNSCFNPVALCCSSKCYRRYLKHYLLKCCGRKSPTTANIARK; encoded by the coding sequence ATGTCTACACGTTCAAGAATCATCCCAGTCgctttattactactaataccagTTCTCATATTCTGGATGTGGTTGCTCTCCAAGGCTATAAGATCTTCATGGCTATGTCCCCGTGAATGTTGGTGTGATCCAGAGGAAGATATACTGGATTGTTCGCATGCTTCTTTAAAAGAGTTACCTCAAATTTATCACAgctatatttataaattgtaccTCGATCACAATAACTTAAGTACACTTGCAAAAAAGGCATTTGTATCCAAAAGTATTTTGCAAATTGAATCTTTGCACCTTGATCATTGCGAAATCTCGTATATAGATGTAGATGCATTCAATGGTCTGATATTGCTTGACTTTCTTAGTCTGGATGACAATTTGTTAacaggattaaaagttggtacATTTAAAAATTTGACGCATTTGCAAAGTCTTCATTTGGCGTACAACAGAATTGAGAATTTGGATGCCGGAATTTTTGAAGGTTTGACGTCATTAGAGTGGCTAGATTTAGCGCATAATTTGTTATACAGCTTGGGAAGTGATACCTTTATTGGACTTACTAATTTGAAAAAACTTCTCCTGTGGCATAACAGATTATCTACTCTTCATCCAGATGTTTTTATGCACTTGACTAAGCTGAATGCTTTACATTTAGATGAAAACGAAGAACTTCAGATTCCAAGTAACAGTTCCTTTCTGAACATACAGACAGTGGAGGAATTAGATATATCAGATTGTAATATAAGTAGTGTAATGCCCATATCATTCGAAAACGCAACTAACCTTACAAAGCTGGTCCTGAGCAACAATAACCTCAAGACTATAGATTATAATATATTTAGAGTCATGCCGAAGTTAACACATTTATTTCTGTACGGAAACCCACTGGAATGTGACTGTGAGCTCTTGAAGGTATGGAGATGGTGCCAGGAACATAACATCGAAGTAGTTGGGTATACAGAATATTTTGTATTATGTGAGAGTCCTGAACAAGTGTCGGGGTTGTGGTGGGGAGTGCTTGGAAAGGCTCAGTGTAAGAATGGAAGCATAATGTACGAAGAAGACTACAATCCTGTAGTTCCAAATTACGTTGAGACGGAAGATGATTATTATTCAAGACTCCACGATTATGTTACGTATGTTGAGCCTGTAATATATATACTTTTACTTATATTTGGCGCaattggtaatgtagttatcctAGTTGTGATAATATGCAATTCAGAAATGCACACTATTCCCAACGTTTACATAATGAATTTGGCTATAAGCGATTTGTTACTGTTAACCGTGAATGCCATATTTACCTACATTAAAAAAGTGTCAGATTCGTGGCAAGTCGCTGACATTTTATGTAAGATGTTTGGGTTTTTACGGCACTCAAGTATAGGAGTGTCTGCATATTTGATATGTGTTATGAGCATTCAGAGGTACCAAGTAATATCGAGCCCTTTACACAATAGACGCCAATCTATGACTAGAATAATGACGATTGCCACTATCCTAGGAATATGGACAATATGTTCACTGTTTGCGATTCCATATACATTAGCTATACATTTCGGTAATGAGTGTCATGTTTTCTTTAGCTGGAAATACTATCAAAAGGCGGTCGTGTTTGAACTTCTGGTGTTCTGTATATTTCCCCTCGGTATAACGATTTGTATGTATTGTCTGGCGGCACGCCATTTAATGAGGAGTAGCAATATAGAGTCCGGAGAAGTTCACAACCAAGGAAATTCGCGCAGGAAGACAGCAAGAATTTTGTTGAGCTTTACATTGGTGTTTGTCCTTAGTTTGCTTCCGTATCACTTATTGTGGACTTCCATTGTAAGAAGAGAATCTGACTATCCCATTGATATGCTTTACCTGTACATTATATCCAAATACTTGCTTCTATTTAATTCGTGTTTCAATCCAGTAGCCCTGTGTTGCTCCAGTAAGTGTTACAGAAGATACTTGAAGCATTACTTACTGAAGTGCTGTGGGAGAAAGTCTCCGACCACTGCTAATATTGCTAGGAAATGA